One stretch of Paramormyrops kingsleyae isolate MSU_618 chromosome 4, PKINGS_0.4, whole genome shotgun sequence DNA includes these proteins:
- the LOC111859543 gene encoding uncharacterized protein isoform X3, which produces MSLVSADLEALAECRYRYPTEAALDIRAVTAIYQDLHLYVEYYYYANKEKKQLVNLSGTIPVLYEGVAYNIPVSVWLHETHPQNPPKCFVRPSATMVINASSSSVDEAGLVSLPCLSNWMPGLSNLSTVMAEMRAAFQRETPLFCTVAPRTQTPPMVQPPRSPRHAGGSVSQSSPEPYRQFFPDPMLPLSSTASSQNRVAFSPKMAAVSPAQTSDKAPATDVPAVRRSHTEELLDLGITFGGTESCTLSPSNPFLQNTTVSSANASTSEDMATLFGSLQLENANASRLNPSDKGVPSLMGEELGDRAPLPGHQLLVDDAHKVEVNRLPLGIPPRKMRNKLTIYFQRQQNGGGEVLDVHYPAAQPDQAYVTFCNQRDAEQVLKQSDRLFPINQEHFPIQVKKFDGVLETRLSLTEPKPLLSRTPLHIPSSDASVPDGISRDKADMFWSLLSLKERRFSPEEVLEAVQSCRDLPSALRYLTHECPICQEQVSFSKIITMTHCSCAFCESCFKAYFSSAIKEKNITNVVCPICNQPELRGAGRLEEAMDYFSLLDTQIKHYLDKETHELFQRKLRDQALQDMPNFRWCAHCSFGVLHEAARLRMDCPNCGKSTCSQCRRPWAARHEGVSCETFKDWELHNNPEDQAGHLEKLLGRNRIDCPKCKFRFHLSKGGCLHFKCTQCHHNFCGGCGRPFMLGSACGFSVDCGARGLHAHHPRDCLYHLRDWSVSRLQRLLQYFRVSYALHPRGSDRQQGKDCRGVCPVLEYREACGLREEACGRPAPRNHAGYCTLHYKEFLVELINRDRLDPAELFDRLEMEAELRRWQVPVPAARQQESDTAYLRRLRQCVTEIGLVGDPFCVDKAGPSSSSSSSGPRAPWGRAQGSSSGGFATDPQLLMLLNE; this is translated from the exons ATGTCGCTGGTGAGCGCTGACTTGGAGGCTCTGGCCGAG TGCAGGTACCGCTACCCGACGGAGGCGGCGCTCGATATTCGGGCTGTCACAGCGATCTACCAGGACCTGCACTTGTATGTGGAGTACTACT ACTATGCCAACAAGGAGAAGAAGCAGCTCGTTAATCTGAGCGGCACCATCCCTGTTCTTTATGAAG GAGTCGCGTACAACATTCCAGTATCCGTCTGGCTCCATGAAACACACCCCCAGAATCCCCCCAAATGCTTTGTGCGCCCCTCCGCCACCATGGTGATCAacgccagcagcagcagcgtgGACGAGGCCGGTCTGGTGTCCCTGCCCTGCCTCAGTAACTGGATGCCC GGCCTGTCCAACCTGTCTACTGTGATGGCAGAAATGAGGGCAGCCTTTCAGAGAGAAACTCCCCTTTTCTGCACCGTAGCTCCCCGGACCCAGACCCCGCCCATGGTGCAGCCCCCTCGGTCGCCCCGGCATGCGG GTGGCAGTGTGTCTCAGAGCTCTCCTGAGCCCTACAGGCAGTTCTTCCCAGATCCTAT GCTGCCGTTATCCAGCACTGCTTCCAGTCAGAATCGAGTGGCCTTCAGCCCCAAGATGGCCGCAGTTTCTCCAGCACAAACAAGTGATAAAG CTCCAGCCACTGATGTACCAGCGGTGAGGAGATCTCACACGGAGGAGCTGCTGGACCTGGGCATTACTTTCGGAGGAACGGAAAGCTGTACCCTGTCTCCTTCGAACCCTTTCCTCCAGAACACTACAG TTTCAAGTGCAAATGCCTCCACTTCTGAAGACATGGCAACCCTTTTTGGGAGCTTGCAACTGGAAAACGCTAACGCCTCCCGGTTAAACCCCAGCGATAAAG GTGTCCCCAGCCTCATGGGGGAGGAGCTTGGAGATAGGGCCCCCCTACCCGGACACCAGCTTCTGGTGGATGATGCCCACAAGGTGGAGGTGAACCGGCTACCCCTGGGCATCCCCCCCAGGAAGATGAGGAACAAGCTCACCATTTACTTCCAGCGGCAGCAGAACGGGGGCGGCGAGGTTCTGGATGTGCATTACCCAGCAGCCCAGCCCGACCAGGCCTACGTCACATTCTGCAACCAGAGAG ACGCAGAGCAGGTCCTGAAGCAGTCAGACAGGCTCTTCCCCATCAACCAGGAGCATTTTCCCATCCAGGTGAAGAAGTTTGATGGCGTGTTG GAGACGCGACTCAGCCTGACAGAACCCAAACCTTTGCTTTCCCGAACGCCCCTGCATATTCCCTCTTCTGATGCGTCGGTCCCAGACGGCATCTCCCGGGACAAGGCGGACATGTTCTGGAGCCTTCTCTCCCTGAAGGAGCGTCGCTTCTCTCCAGAGGAGGTGCTGGAGGCGGTACAGTCCTGCAGGGACCTGCCCTCAGCTCTGAGATACCTCACCCATGAGTGTCCTATCTGCCAGGAACAGGTGTCCTTCAGCAAG ATCATCACCATGACCCACTGCTCCTGTGCCTTCTGCGAGAGCTGCTTCAAGGCCTACTTCTCCTCAGCCATCAAGGAGAAGAACATCACCAATGTGGTCTGCCCCATCTGCAACCAGCCGGAGCTGCGAGGCGCCGGCCGTCTGGAGGAGGCCATGGATTACTTCAGCCTGTTGGACACGCAG ATCAAGCACTACCTGGACAAAGAAACCCATGAGCTGTTCCAGAGGAAGCTGAGAGACCAGGCCCTGCAGGACATGCCCAACTTTCGCTGGTGTGCCCAC TGCTCCTTCGGCGTCCTCCATGAGGCTGCCAGACTGAGGATGGACTGTCCCAACTGTGGGAAGAGCACCTGCTCTCAGTGCCGGCGTCCG TGGGCAGCCCGACATGAGGGTGTGTCCTGTGAGACCTTCAAGGACTGGGAGCTGCACAACAACCCCGAGGACCAGGCTGGCCACCTGGAGAAACTCCTGGGCAGGAACCGGATCG ACTGTCCGAAGTGCAAGTTCCGCTTCCACTTGTCCAAGGGTGGATGTCTGCATTTCAAATGCACACAGTGTCACCATAACTTCTGCGGGGGCTGTGGCAGACCCTTCATGCTGGGCTCT GCCTGTGGTTTCTCGGTGGACTGtggagccaggggtctgcatgCTCACCACCCGCGCGACTGCCTGTACCACCTGCGCGACTGGAGCGTGTCCAGGCTGCAGCGCCTACTCCAG TACTTCAGAGTGTCCTACGCACTACATCCCCGAGGCTCTGACCGCCAGCAAGGGAAAGACTGCAGAG GCGTGTGTCCCGTTCTGGAGTACCGAGAGGCTTGCGGTCTCCGGGAGGAGGCCTGTGGACGCCCTGCCCCCCGCAACCATGCTGGTTACTGCAC GCTGCACTACAAGGAGTTCCTGGTGGAGCTGATCAACAGGGACCGCCTGGACCCGGCAGAGCTGTTCGACCGGCTGGAGATGGAGGCGGAGCTGCGGCGGTGGCAGGTGCCCGTGCCGGCGGCCCGGCAGCAGGAGAGCGACACTGCCTACCTGCGACGGCTGCGGCAG TGCGTCACTGAGATTGGCCTGGTGGGGGACCCGTTCTGTGTGGACAAAGCGGgaccttcctcttcctcctcctcgtctGGCCCACGGGCTCCTTGGGGCAGAGCACAGGGCAGCTCATCTGGGGGCTTTGCAACAGACCCCCAGCTGCTGATGCTGCTTAACGAATGA
- the LOC111859543 gene encoding uncharacterized protein isoform X2: MSLVSADLEALAECRYRYPTEAALDIRAVTAIYQDLHLYVEYYYYANKEKKQLVNLSGTIPVLYEGVAYNIPVSVWLHETHPQNPPKCFVRPSATMVINASSSSVDEAGLVSLPCLSNWMPGLSNLSTVMAEMRAAFQRETPLFCTVAPRTQTPPMVQPPRSPRHAVIPALIHPVWSQQRRLVRISTGGGSVSQSSPEPYRQFFPDPMLPLSSTASSQNRVAFSPKMAAVSPAQTSDKAPATDVPAVRRSHTEELLDLGITFGGTESCTLSPSNPFLQNTTVSSANASTSEDMATLFGSLQLENANASRLNPSDKGVPSLMGEELGDRAPLPGHQLLVDDAHKVEVNRLPLGIPPRKMRNKLTIYFQRQQNGGGEVLDVHYPAAQPDQAYVTFCNQRDAEQVLKQSDRLFPINQEHFPIQETRLSLTEPKPLLSRTPLHIPSSDASVPDGISRDKADMFWSLLSLKERRFSPEEVLEAVQSCRDLPSALRYLTHECPICQEQVSFSKIITMTHCSCAFCESCFKAYFSSAIKEKNITNVVCPICNQPELRGAGRLEEAMDYFSLLDTQIKHYLDKETHELFQRKLRDQALQDMPNFRWCAHCSFGVLHEAARLRMDCPNCGKSTCSQCRRPWAARHEGVSCETFKDWELHNNPEDQAGHLEKLLGRNRIDCPKCKFRFHLSKGGCLHFKCTQCHHNFCGGCGRPFMLGSACGFSVDCGARGLHAHHPRDCLYHLRDWSVSRLQRLLQYFRVSYALHPRGSDRQQGKDCRGVCPVLEYREACGLREEACGRPAPRNHAGYCTLHYKEFLVELINRDRLDPAELFDRLEMEAELRRWQVPVPAARQQESDTAYLRRLRQCVTEIGLVGDPFCVDKAGPSSSSSSSGPRAPWGRAQGSSSGGFATDPQLLMLLNE, from the exons ATGTCGCTGGTGAGCGCTGACTTGGAGGCTCTGGCCGAG TGCAGGTACCGCTACCCGACGGAGGCGGCGCTCGATATTCGGGCTGTCACAGCGATCTACCAGGACCTGCACTTGTATGTGGAGTACTACT ACTATGCCAACAAGGAGAAGAAGCAGCTCGTTAATCTGAGCGGCACCATCCCTGTTCTTTATGAAG GAGTCGCGTACAACATTCCAGTATCCGTCTGGCTCCATGAAACACACCCCCAGAATCCCCCCAAATGCTTTGTGCGCCCCTCCGCCACCATGGTGATCAacgccagcagcagcagcgtgGACGAGGCCGGTCTGGTGTCCCTGCCCTGCCTCAGTAACTGGATGCCC GGCCTGTCCAACCTGTCTACTGTGATGGCAGAAATGAGGGCAGCCTTTCAGAGAGAAACTCCCCTTTTCTGCACCGTAGCTCCCCGGACCCAGACCCCGCCCATGGTGCAGCCCCCTCGGTCGCCCCGGCATGCGG TAATTCCTGCCCTAATTCACCCAGTGTGGTCCCAGCAGAGGCGGCTGGTCCGTATAAGTACAGGAG GTGGCAGTGTGTCTCAGAGCTCTCCTGAGCCCTACAGGCAGTTCTTCCCAGATCCTAT GCTGCCGTTATCCAGCACTGCTTCCAGTCAGAATCGAGTGGCCTTCAGCCCCAAGATGGCCGCAGTTTCTCCAGCACAAACAAGTGATAAAG CTCCAGCCACTGATGTACCAGCGGTGAGGAGATCTCACACGGAGGAGCTGCTGGACCTGGGCATTACTTTCGGAGGAACGGAAAGCTGTACCCTGTCTCCTTCGAACCCTTTCCTCCAGAACACTACAG TTTCAAGTGCAAATGCCTCCACTTCTGAAGACATGGCAACCCTTTTTGGGAGCTTGCAACTGGAAAACGCTAACGCCTCCCGGTTAAACCCCAGCGATAAAG GTGTCCCCAGCCTCATGGGGGAGGAGCTTGGAGATAGGGCCCCCCTACCCGGACACCAGCTTCTGGTGGATGATGCCCACAAGGTGGAGGTGAACCGGCTACCCCTGGGCATCCCCCCCAGGAAGATGAGGAACAAGCTCACCATTTACTTCCAGCGGCAGCAGAACGGGGGCGGCGAGGTTCTGGATGTGCATTACCCAGCAGCCCAGCCCGACCAGGCCTACGTCACATTCTGCAACCAGAGAG ACGCAGAGCAGGTCCTGAAGCAGTCAGACAGGCTCTTCCCCATCAACCAGGAGCATTTTCCCATCCAG GAGACGCGACTCAGCCTGACAGAACCCAAACCTTTGCTTTCCCGAACGCCCCTGCATATTCCCTCTTCTGATGCGTCGGTCCCAGACGGCATCTCCCGGGACAAGGCGGACATGTTCTGGAGCCTTCTCTCCCTGAAGGAGCGTCGCTTCTCTCCAGAGGAGGTGCTGGAGGCGGTACAGTCCTGCAGGGACCTGCCCTCAGCTCTGAGATACCTCACCCATGAGTGTCCTATCTGCCAGGAACAGGTGTCCTTCAGCAAG ATCATCACCATGACCCACTGCTCCTGTGCCTTCTGCGAGAGCTGCTTCAAGGCCTACTTCTCCTCAGCCATCAAGGAGAAGAACATCACCAATGTGGTCTGCCCCATCTGCAACCAGCCGGAGCTGCGAGGCGCCGGCCGTCTGGAGGAGGCCATGGATTACTTCAGCCTGTTGGACACGCAG ATCAAGCACTACCTGGACAAAGAAACCCATGAGCTGTTCCAGAGGAAGCTGAGAGACCAGGCCCTGCAGGACATGCCCAACTTTCGCTGGTGTGCCCAC TGCTCCTTCGGCGTCCTCCATGAGGCTGCCAGACTGAGGATGGACTGTCCCAACTGTGGGAAGAGCACCTGCTCTCAGTGCCGGCGTCCG TGGGCAGCCCGACATGAGGGTGTGTCCTGTGAGACCTTCAAGGACTGGGAGCTGCACAACAACCCCGAGGACCAGGCTGGCCACCTGGAGAAACTCCTGGGCAGGAACCGGATCG ACTGTCCGAAGTGCAAGTTCCGCTTCCACTTGTCCAAGGGTGGATGTCTGCATTTCAAATGCACACAGTGTCACCATAACTTCTGCGGGGGCTGTGGCAGACCCTTCATGCTGGGCTCT GCCTGTGGTTTCTCGGTGGACTGtggagccaggggtctgcatgCTCACCACCCGCGCGACTGCCTGTACCACCTGCGCGACTGGAGCGTGTCCAGGCTGCAGCGCCTACTCCAG TACTTCAGAGTGTCCTACGCACTACATCCCCGAGGCTCTGACCGCCAGCAAGGGAAAGACTGCAGAG GCGTGTGTCCCGTTCTGGAGTACCGAGAGGCTTGCGGTCTCCGGGAGGAGGCCTGTGGACGCCCTGCCCCCCGCAACCATGCTGGTTACTGCAC GCTGCACTACAAGGAGTTCCTGGTGGAGCTGATCAACAGGGACCGCCTGGACCCGGCAGAGCTGTTCGACCGGCTGGAGATGGAGGCGGAGCTGCGGCGGTGGCAGGTGCCCGTGCCGGCGGCCCGGCAGCAGGAGAGCGACACTGCCTACCTGCGACGGCTGCGGCAG TGCGTCACTGAGATTGGCCTGGTGGGGGACCCGTTCTGTGTGGACAAAGCGGgaccttcctcttcctcctcctcgtctGGCCCACGGGCTCCTTGGGGCAGAGCACAGGGCAGCTCATCTGGGGGCTTTGCAACAGACCCCCAGCTGCTGATGCTGCTTAACGAATGA
- the LOC111859543 gene encoding uncharacterized protein isoform X1 produces MSLVSADLEALAECRYRYPTEAALDIRAVTAIYQDLHLYVEYYYYANKEKKQLVNLSGTIPVLYEGVAYNIPVSVWLHETHPQNPPKCFVRPSATMVINASSSSVDEAGLVSLPCLSNWMPGLSNLSTVMAEMRAAFQRETPLFCTVAPRTQTPPMVQPPRSPRHAVIPALIHPVWSQQRRLVRISTGGGSVSQSSPEPYRQFFPDPMLPLSSTASSQNRVAFSPKMAAVSPAQTSDKAPATDVPAVRRSHTEELLDLGITFGGTESCTLSPSNPFLQNTTVSSANASTSEDMATLFGSLQLENANASRLNPSDKGVPSLMGEELGDRAPLPGHQLLVDDAHKVEVNRLPLGIPPRKMRNKLTIYFQRQQNGGGEVLDVHYPAAQPDQAYVTFCNQRDAEQVLKQSDRLFPINQEHFPIQVKKFDGVLETRLSLTEPKPLLSRTPLHIPSSDASVPDGISRDKADMFWSLLSLKERRFSPEEVLEAVQSCRDLPSALRYLTHECPICQEQVSFSKIITMTHCSCAFCESCFKAYFSSAIKEKNITNVVCPICNQPELRGAGRLEEAMDYFSLLDTQIKHYLDKETHELFQRKLRDQALQDMPNFRWCAHCSFGVLHEAARLRMDCPNCGKSTCSQCRRPWAARHEGVSCETFKDWELHNNPEDQAGHLEKLLGRNRIDCPKCKFRFHLSKGGCLHFKCTQCHHNFCGGCGRPFMLGSACGFSVDCGARGLHAHHPRDCLYHLRDWSVSRLQRLLQYFRVSYALHPRGSDRQQGKDCRGVCPVLEYREACGLREEACGRPAPRNHAGYCTLHYKEFLVELINRDRLDPAELFDRLEMEAELRRWQVPVPAARQQESDTAYLRRLRQCVTEIGLVGDPFCVDKAGPSSSSSSSGPRAPWGRAQGSSSGGFATDPQLLMLLNE; encoded by the exons ATGTCGCTGGTGAGCGCTGACTTGGAGGCTCTGGCCGAG TGCAGGTACCGCTACCCGACGGAGGCGGCGCTCGATATTCGGGCTGTCACAGCGATCTACCAGGACCTGCACTTGTATGTGGAGTACTACT ACTATGCCAACAAGGAGAAGAAGCAGCTCGTTAATCTGAGCGGCACCATCCCTGTTCTTTATGAAG GAGTCGCGTACAACATTCCAGTATCCGTCTGGCTCCATGAAACACACCCCCAGAATCCCCCCAAATGCTTTGTGCGCCCCTCCGCCACCATGGTGATCAacgccagcagcagcagcgtgGACGAGGCCGGTCTGGTGTCCCTGCCCTGCCTCAGTAACTGGATGCCC GGCCTGTCCAACCTGTCTACTGTGATGGCAGAAATGAGGGCAGCCTTTCAGAGAGAAACTCCCCTTTTCTGCACCGTAGCTCCCCGGACCCAGACCCCGCCCATGGTGCAGCCCCCTCGGTCGCCCCGGCATGCGG TAATTCCTGCCCTAATTCACCCAGTGTGGTCCCAGCAGAGGCGGCTGGTCCGTATAAGTACAGGAG GTGGCAGTGTGTCTCAGAGCTCTCCTGAGCCCTACAGGCAGTTCTTCCCAGATCCTAT GCTGCCGTTATCCAGCACTGCTTCCAGTCAGAATCGAGTGGCCTTCAGCCCCAAGATGGCCGCAGTTTCTCCAGCACAAACAAGTGATAAAG CTCCAGCCACTGATGTACCAGCGGTGAGGAGATCTCACACGGAGGAGCTGCTGGACCTGGGCATTACTTTCGGAGGAACGGAAAGCTGTACCCTGTCTCCTTCGAACCCTTTCCTCCAGAACACTACAG TTTCAAGTGCAAATGCCTCCACTTCTGAAGACATGGCAACCCTTTTTGGGAGCTTGCAACTGGAAAACGCTAACGCCTCCCGGTTAAACCCCAGCGATAAAG GTGTCCCCAGCCTCATGGGGGAGGAGCTTGGAGATAGGGCCCCCCTACCCGGACACCAGCTTCTGGTGGATGATGCCCACAAGGTGGAGGTGAACCGGCTACCCCTGGGCATCCCCCCCAGGAAGATGAGGAACAAGCTCACCATTTACTTCCAGCGGCAGCAGAACGGGGGCGGCGAGGTTCTGGATGTGCATTACCCAGCAGCCCAGCCCGACCAGGCCTACGTCACATTCTGCAACCAGAGAG ACGCAGAGCAGGTCCTGAAGCAGTCAGACAGGCTCTTCCCCATCAACCAGGAGCATTTTCCCATCCAGGTGAAGAAGTTTGATGGCGTGTTG GAGACGCGACTCAGCCTGACAGAACCCAAACCTTTGCTTTCCCGAACGCCCCTGCATATTCCCTCTTCTGATGCGTCGGTCCCAGACGGCATCTCCCGGGACAAGGCGGACATGTTCTGGAGCCTTCTCTCCCTGAAGGAGCGTCGCTTCTCTCCAGAGGAGGTGCTGGAGGCGGTACAGTCCTGCAGGGACCTGCCCTCAGCTCTGAGATACCTCACCCATGAGTGTCCTATCTGCCAGGAACAGGTGTCCTTCAGCAAG ATCATCACCATGACCCACTGCTCCTGTGCCTTCTGCGAGAGCTGCTTCAAGGCCTACTTCTCCTCAGCCATCAAGGAGAAGAACATCACCAATGTGGTCTGCCCCATCTGCAACCAGCCGGAGCTGCGAGGCGCCGGCCGTCTGGAGGAGGCCATGGATTACTTCAGCCTGTTGGACACGCAG ATCAAGCACTACCTGGACAAAGAAACCCATGAGCTGTTCCAGAGGAAGCTGAGAGACCAGGCCCTGCAGGACATGCCCAACTTTCGCTGGTGTGCCCAC TGCTCCTTCGGCGTCCTCCATGAGGCTGCCAGACTGAGGATGGACTGTCCCAACTGTGGGAAGAGCACCTGCTCTCAGTGCCGGCGTCCG TGGGCAGCCCGACATGAGGGTGTGTCCTGTGAGACCTTCAAGGACTGGGAGCTGCACAACAACCCCGAGGACCAGGCTGGCCACCTGGAGAAACTCCTGGGCAGGAACCGGATCG ACTGTCCGAAGTGCAAGTTCCGCTTCCACTTGTCCAAGGGTGGATGTCTGCATTTCAAATGCACACAGTGTCACCATAACTTCTGCGGGGGCTGTGGCAGACCCTTCATGCTGGGCTCT GCCTGTGGTTTCTCGGTGGACTGtggagccaggggtctgcatgCTCACCACCCGCGCGACTGCCTGTACCACCTGCGCGACTGGAGCGTGTCCAGGCTGCAGCGCCTACTCCAG TACTTCAGAGTGTCCTACGCACTACATCCCCGAGGCTCTGACCGCCAGCAAGGGAAAGACTGCAGAG GCGTGTGTCCCGTTCTGGAGTACCGAGAGGCTTGCGGTCTCCGGGAGGAGGCCTGTGGACGCCCTGCCCCCCGCAACCATGCTGGTTACTGCAC GCTGCACTACAAGGAGTTCCTGGTGGAGCTGATCAACAGGGACCGCCTGGACCCGGCAGAGCTGTTCGACCGGCTGGAGATGGAGGCGGAGCTGCGGCGGTGGCAGGTGCCCGTGCCGGCGGCCCGGCAGCAGGAGAGCGACACTGCCTACCTGCGACGGCTGCGGCAG TGCGTCACTGAGATTGGCCTGGTGGGGGACCCGTTCTGTGTGGACAAAGCGGgaccttcctcttcctcctcctcgtctGGCCCACGGGCTCCTTGGGGCAGAGCACAGGGCAGCTCATCTGGGGGCTTTGCAACAGACCCCCAGCTGCTGATGCTGCTTAACGAATGA
- the LOC111859543 gene encoding E3 ubiquitin-protein ligase RNF31 isoform X4: MVQPPRSPRHAGGSVSQSSPEPYRQFFPDPMLPLSSTASSQNRVAFSPKMAAVSPAQTSDKAPATDVPAVRRSHTEELLDLGITFGGTESCTLSPSNPFLQNTTVSSANASTSEDMATLFGSLQLENANASRLNPSDKGVPSLMGEELGDRAPLPGHQLLVDDAHKVEVNRLPLGIPPRKMRNKLTIYFQRQQNGGGEVLDVHYPAAQPDQAYVTFCNQRDAEQVLKQSDRLFPINQEHFPIQVKKFDGVLETRLSLTEPKPLLSRTPLHIPSSDASVPDGISRDKADMFWSLLSLKERRFSPEEVLEAVQSCRDLPSALRYLTHECPICQEQVSFSKIITMTHCSCAFCESCFKAYFSSAIKEKNITNVVCPICNQPELRGAGRLEEAMDYFSLLDTQIKHYLDKETHELFQRKLRDQALQDMPNFRWCAHCSFGVLHEAARLRMDCPNCGKSTCSQCRRPWAARHEGVSCETFKDWELHNNPEDQAGHLEKLLGRNRIDCPKCKFRFHLSKGGCLHFKCTQCHHNFCGGCGRPFMLGSACGFSVDCGARGLHAHHPRDCLYHLRDWSVSRLQRLLQYFRVSYALHPRGSDRQQGKDCRGVCPVLEYREACGLREEACGRPAPRNHAGYCTLHYKEFLVELINRDRLDPAELFDRLEMEAELRRWQVPVPAARQQESDTAYLRRLRQCVTEIGLVGDPFCVDKAGPSSSSSSSGPRAPWGRAQGSSSGGFATDPQLLMLLNE, from the exons ATGGTGCAGCCCCCTCGGTCGCCCCGGCATGCGG GTGGCAGTGTGTCTCAGAGCTCTCCTGAGCCCTACAGGCAGTTCTTCCCAGATCCTAT GCTGCCGTTATCCAGCACTGCTTCCAGTCAGAATCGAGTGGCCTTCAGCCCCAAGATGGCCGCAGTTTCTCCAGCACAAACAAGTGATAAAG CTCCAGCCACTGATGTACCAGCGGTGAGGAGATCTCACACGGAGGAGCTGCTGGACCTGGGCATTACTTTCGGAGGAACGGAAAGCTGTACCCTGTCTCCTTCGAACCCTTTCCTCCAGAACACTACAG TTTCAAGTGCAAATGCCTCCACTTCTGAAGACATGGCAACCCTTTTTGGGAGCTTGCAACTGGAAAACGCTAACGCCTCCCGGTTAAACCCCAGCGATAAAG GTGTCCCCAGCCTCATGGGGGAGGAGCTTGGAGATAGGGCCCCCCTACCCGGACACCAGCTTCTGGTGGATGATGCCCACAAGGTGGAGGTGAACCGGCTACCCCTGGGCATCCCCCCCAGGAAGATGAGGAACAAGCTCACCATTTACTTCCAGCGGCAGCAGAACGGGGGCGGCGAGGTTCTGGATGTGCATTACCCAGCAGCCCAGCCCGACCAGGCCTACGTCACATTCTGCAACCAGAGAG ACGCAGAGCAGGTCCTGAAGCAGTCAGACAGGCTCTTCCCCATCAACCAGGAGCATTTTCCCATCCAGGTGAAGAAGTTTGATGGCGTGTTG GAGACGCGACTCAGCCTGACAGAACCCAAACCTTTGCTTTCCCGAACGCCCCTGCATATTCCCTCTTCTGATGCGTCGGTCCCAGACGGCATCTCCCGGGACAAGGCGGACATGTTCTGGAGCCTTCTCTCCCTGAAGGAGCGTCGCTTCTCTCCAGAGGAGGTGCTGGAGGCGGTACAGTCCTGCAGGGACCTGCCCTCAGCTCTGAGATACCTCACCCATGAGTGTCCTATCTGCCAGGAACAGGTGTCCTTCAGCAAG ATCATCACCATGACCCACTGCTCCTGTGCCTTCTGCGAGAGCTGCTTCAAGGCCTACTTCTCCTCAGCCATCAAGGAGAAGAACATCACCAATGTGGTCTGCCCCATCTGCAACCAGCCGGAGCTGCGAGGCGCCGGCCGTCTGGAGGAGGCCATGGATTACTTCAGCCTGTTGGACACGCAG ATCAAGCACTACCTGGACAAAGAAACCCATGAGCTGTTCCAGAGGAAGCTGAGAGACCAGGCCCTGCAGGACATGCCCAACTTTCGCTGGTGTGCCCAC TGCTCCTTCGGCGTCCTCCATGAGGCTGCCAGACTGAGGATGGACTGTCCCAACTGTGGGAAGAGCACCTGCTCTCAGTGCCGGCGTCCG TGGGCAGCCCGACATGAGGGTGTGTCCTGTGAGACCTTCAAGGACTGGGAGCTGCACAACAACCCCGAGGACCAGGCTGGCCACCTGGAGAAACTCCTGGGCAGGAACCGGATCG ACTGTCCGAAGTGCAAGTTCCGCTTCCACTTGTCCAAGGGTGGATGTCTGCATTTCAAATGCACACAGTGTCACCATAACTTCTGCGGGGGCTGTGGCAGACCCTTCATGCTGGGCTCT GCCTGTGGTTTCTCGGTGGACTGtggagccaggggtctgcatgCTCACCACCCGCGCGACTGCCTGTACCACCTGCGCGACTGGAGCGTGTCCAGGCTGCAGCGCCTACTCCAG TACTTCAGAGTGTCCTACGCACTACATCCCCGAGGCTCTGACCGCCAGCAAGGGAAAGACTGCAGAG GCGTGTGTCCCGTTCTGGAGTACCGAGAGGCTTGCGGTCTCCGGGAGGAGGCCTGTGGACGCCCTGCCCCCCGCAACCATGCTGGTTACTGCAC GCTGCACTACAAGGAGTTCCTGGTGGAGCTGATCAACAGGGACCGCCTGGACCCGGCAGAGCTGTTCGACCGGCTGGAGATGGAGGCGGAGCTGCGGCGGTGGCAGGTGCCCGTGCCGGCGGCCCGGCAGCAGGAGAGCGACACTGCCTACCTGCGACGGCTGCGGCAG TGCGTCACTGAGATTGGCCTGGTGGGGGACCCGTTCTGTGTGGACAAAGCGGgaccttcctcttcctcctcctcgtctGGCCCACGGGCTCCTTGGGGCAGAGCACAGGGCAGCTCATCTGGGGGCTTTGCAACAGACCCCCAGCTGCTGATGCTGCTTAACGAATGA